One genomic window of Meles meles chromosome 3, mMelMel3.1 paternal haplotype, whole genome shotgun sequence includes the following:
- the NKX2-5 gene encoding homeobox protein Nkx-2.5, whose protein sequence is MFPSPALTPTPFSVKDILNLEQQQRSLAAGELSARLEATLAPASCMLAAFKPEAYAGPEAAAPALPELRGELGPAPSPAKCAPAFPGAPAFYPRAYGDPDPTKDPRADKKELCSLQKAVELEKPEADGAERPRARRRRKPRVLFSQAQVYELERRFKQQRYLSAPERDQLASVLKLTSTQVKIWFQNRRYKCKRQRQDQTLELVGLPPPPPPPARRIAVPVLVRDGKPCLGDSASYAPAYGVGLNAYGYNTYPAYPGYGSAACNPGYSCAAAYPAGPPPAQSATSATNNNFVNFGVGDLNAVQSPGIPQGNSGVSTLHGIRAW, encoded by the exons ATGTTCCCCAGCCCCGCGCTCACGCCCACGCCGTTCTCGGTCAAAGACATCCTGAACCTGGAGCAGCAGCAGCGCAGCCTGGCTGCCGGGGAGCTCTCCGCGCGCCTGGAGGCCACGCTGGCGCCCGCCTCCTGCATGCTGGCCGCCTTCAAGCCCGAGGCCTACGCGGGGCCAGAGGCCGCAGCGCCCGCCCTCCCAGAGCTGCGCGGCGAGCTGGGCCCCGCGCCCTCGCCCGCCAAGTGTGCTCCTGCCTTTCCAGGAGCCCCCGCTTTCTATCCGCGTGCCTATGGCGACCCTGACCCCACCAAGGACCCTCGAGCTGATAAGAAAG AGCTGTGCTCACTGCAGAAGGCGGTGGAGCTGGAGAAGCCGGAGGCCGACGGCGCGGAGCGACCCCGGGCGCGACGGCGGAGGAAGCCGCGCGTGCTCTTCTCGCAGGCTCAGGTCTACGAGCTGGAGCGGCGCTTCAAGCAGCAGCGGTACCTGTCGGCTCCCGAGCGCGACCAGCTGGCCAGCGTGCTGAAGCTCACGTCCACGCAGGTCAAGATCTGGTTCCAGAACCGGCGCTACAAGTGCAAGCGGCAGCGGCAGGACCAGACTCTGGAGCTGGTGGGgctgcccccgccgccgccgccgccggcccgcaGGATCGCCGTGCCAGTGCTTGTGCGCGACGGCAAGCCCTGCCTCGGAGACTCGGCGTCCTATGCGCCCGCGTACGGCGTAGGCCTCAACGCCTACGGCTATAACACCTACCCCGCCTACCCGGGCTACGGGAGCGCGGCCTGCAACCCTGGCTACAGCTGCGCGGCCGCTTACCCAGCCGGCCCGCCCCCGGCGCAGTCGGCGACCTCCGCCACCAACAACAACTTCGTGAACTTTGGCGTCGGGGACTTGAACGCGGTGCAGAGCCCCGGGATTCCGCAGGGCAACTCGGGAGTGTCCACGTTGCACGGTATCCGAGCCTGGTAG